In one window of Candidatus Kaelpia imicola DNA:
- a CDS encoding NAD+ synthase gives MKSLRVAIAQTNPLVGDLKGNSREIAKYIKKAAVSEPDIVIFPELALCGYPPEDLILKLHFRKDCKDTLKKLIKNNNFKGLVFLGYIEESRGSIYNSVAVIKGKRVVANYRKICLPNYGVFDERRYFSGGNNSMVISLSGIKVAITICEDIWADNSFNYRDIWSGVDVIINVSASPYHMGKFNQRKRLLEKISIECKVKIIYVNQVGAQDELVFDGASMVVDDGSLRVMARQFKEDMVFIDLDFKSLKRKKSSKNCNFIGLDLSSKRRKTILPRLKEKPMDELKEVYSALEIGVKDYVRKNGFSKVVIGLSGGIDSSLVAAIAKDGLGSSSVLGVIMPSAYSSKSSIKDAQRLAMNLGIKSIEVPIGGIYGSYIKTMKPFFKGLKFDKAEENIQARIRGNILMALSNKFGYLVLTTGNKSEVSVGYCTLYGDMAGGFAVIKDLTKTLEYKLAKWRNSLEKIPLIPLNVIKKAPSAELRPNQKDQDTLPPYSMLDDIVLRYIEEDMSFDDMVRDGFNKHVVKRVIKMIDDNEYKRRQSPPGIKITPKSFGKDRRMPITSGYRI, from the coding sequence ATGAAATCTTTAAGAGTTGCCATTGCGCAGACCAATCCTTTGGTTGGAGATTTAAAGGGGAATAGTCGGGAGATAGCAAAATATATAAAAAAGGCGGCTGTTAGTGAGCCTGATATTGTAATCTTTCCGGAGCTTGCTCTCTGCGGCTACCCTCCTGAAGACTTGATTTTAAAACTCCACTTTAGAAAAGATTGTAAAGATACCCTTAAGAAGCTAATCAAAAATAATAATTTTAAAGGTCTGGTATTCCTCGGCTATATTGAAGAGAGTAGAGGCAGTATTTATAATAGTGTTGCTGTTATAAAGGGCAAGAGAGTAGTTGCAAATTATAGAAAGATCTGCTTGCCGAACTATGGAGTCTTTGATGAGAGAAGATATTTCTCCGGAGGTAATAACTCTATGGTTATATCACTTAGCGGGATAAAGGTTGCAATTACGATATGTGAGGATATCTGGGCCGATAATAGTTTTAATTATAGAGATATTTGGAGCGGAGTAGATGTGATAATAAATGTTTCGGCTTCCCCATATCATATGGGTAAATTTAATCAGCGCAAGAGGCTGCTTGAGAAAATATCTATAGAGTGTAAAGTCAAGATTATATATGTAAATCAAGTTGGAGCTCAAGATGAGCTTGTTTTTGATGGTGCCAGCATGGTTGTCGATGATGGGTCTTTAAGGGTTATGGCCAGACAGTTTAAGGAAGATATGGTTTTTATAGACTTAGATTTTAAAAGTCTTAAGAGAAAAAAGTCTTCAAAGAATTGTAATTTTATTGGTTTAGATTTAAGTTCAAAAAGAAGAAAGACTATTTTACCAAGATTAAAAGAGAAGCCAATGGATGAACTAAAAGAGGTTTATTCAGCTCTTGAGATAGGTGTTAAGGACTATGTCAGAAAGAATGGTTTTTCAAAGGTGGTTATAGGTTTATCAGGAGGGATTGACTCTTCTCTTGTTGCGGCTATAGCAAAAGATGGTCTGGGTTCATCTTCTGTTTTGGGGGTTATAATGCCGTCAGCATATTCGTCTAAGTCGTCAATTAAAGATGCGCAGAGATTGGCAATGAATCTAGGAATCAAATCCATAGAAGTTCCTATAGGCGGTATATACGGTTCTTACATTAAGACTATGAAGCCATTTTTTAAAGGTTTAAAGTTTGATAAAGCAGAAGAGAATATTCAGGCTAGGATAAGAGGCAACATTCTTATGGCCCTATCTAATAAGTTCGGCTACCTTGTCTTGACAACCGGTAATAAGTCTGAAGTCTCTGTTGGCTATTGTACTCTCTATGGTGATATGGCTGGCGGTTTTGCTGTAATTAAAGACCTTACAAAGACCTTAGAGTATAAGCTGGCTAAATGGAGAAACAGTTTGGAGAAAATACCTCTAATACCGCTTAATGTTATAAAGAAAGCACCTTCTGCGGAATTACGTCCCAACCAGAAAGATCAAGATACGCTCCCTCCTTATAGTATGCTTGATGATATAGTCTTAAGGTATATTGAAGAGGATATGAGTTTTGATGATATGGTAAGAGATGGATTTAATAAACATGTAGTCAAGAGGGTGATTAAAATGATAGACGACAATGAATATAAGCGCCGTCAATCCCCGCCTGGTATCAAGATTACACCCAAATCTTTTGGTAAGGATAGAAGAATGCCTATAACGAGCGGGTATAGGATATAA